A stretch of the Sulfurimonas sp. HSL-1656 genome encodes the following:
- a CDS encoding prepilin-type N-terminal cleavage/methylation domain-containing protein yields MKRTAFTLMELLISVVLIAMLALFLYGALGGTRASNVTMKSHADAQSKRLKQYALFYRDCVESYAFGVLATNDKHYQVLQLQTKNSLYGIAAPYVTYFVHAETLQLVRLEAAFPITLPVPYDDRERIHVSIIDSDVTDFNIYTGKVQETAESNATALPPGSAVPSDTGAGDTTQSLKSGPRTIKTHLLYLKTKAAQQPLLMELAF; encoded by the coding sequence ATGAAACGCACCGCTTTTACCCTGATGGAACTGCTGATCTCGGTCGTGCTGATCGCTATGCTCGCGCTCTTCCTCTACGGGGCACTCGGGGGCACCCGTGCCAGCAACGTCACGATGAAGAGCCATGCGGATGCCCAGAGCAAACGGCTCAAGCAGTATGCCCTGTTCTACCGCGACTGTGTCGAATCCTATGCCTTCGGCGTCCTTGCCACCAACGACAAGCACTACCAGGTACTGCAGCTGCAGACAAAGAACTCCCTCTACGGCATCGCCGCACCCTATGTCACCTACTTCGTCCATGCGGAGACCCTTCAGCTCGTGCGCCTGGAGGCGGCTTTCCCCATTACCCTGCCGGTGCCCTACGATGACCGCGAACGCATCCACGTCAGCATCATCGACAGTGACGTGACAGATTTCAATATCTATACCGGAAAAGTGCAAGAGACGGCGGAGAGCAATGCGACGGCTCTCCCGCCCGGCAGTGCCGTCCCCTCTGATACAGGGGCGGGGGATACAACACAGAGCCTGAAGTCAGGCCCGCGTACGATCAAAACGCATCTGCTCTACCTGAAAACGAAAGCGGCGCAGCAGCCGCTGCTGATGGAACTGGCTTTTTAG
- the dxs gene encoding 1-deoxy-D-xylulose-5-phosphate synthase: protein MNQKPLHDYEALEAQCRAIRERILDVVSTNGGHLSSTLGATELIVAMHAVFDSAKDPFIFDVSHQAYAHKLLTGRWEAFATLRQFDGLSGYTKPKESEHDYFVAGHSSTSISLGVGAAKAIALKGEQNERIPVVMIGDGALSAGMAYEALNELGEREYPMVIILNDNEMSIAKPIGAVSRMLSSAMASPFYQKIKRGTEMFVDHFGEGAHYLAKRFEESFKLITPGIMFEEMGIEYIGPVDGHDIKRLVETFETARAMGKPVIIHAQTVKGKGYKIAEGQHEQWHGVGPFDIDSGVSRKKSGGSKSATQIYTEALMHQADRDEKVVGVTAAMPSGTGLTPLLEKYPERFWDVAIAEQHAVTSMGALAKEGFKPFCTIYSTFLQRGYDQVIHDVCLMDLPVVFAMDRAGIVGEDGETHQGVFDISFLRAIPNMTLCAPRDEKSMHQAVAFAAAFDRPLGLRYPRGAFLEAELPESASFEYGKAELLIEAQSDILLIGYGNGVGRAAQTLSQLGMPAALLDLRFVKPLDTELLRMLSNRHKRWFVFSDSAAAGGVGSALLEWLSIEGIGDVRLQSFEYEDAFITHGATLKVEASLGLRPEQLAERIRESL, encoded by the coding sequence ATGAACCAAAAACCATTACACGATTATGAAGCGCTGGAGGCACAGTGCCGCGCGATCCGGGAGCGGATCCTGGACGTGGTCAGTACCAACGGCGGGCACCTGAGCTCCACGCTGGGGGCGACCGAGCTGATCGTGGCGATGCATGCGGTGTTTGATTCGGCCAAGGATCCTTTCATCTTCGATGTCTCTCACCAGGCCTATGCCCACAAGCTGCTGACGGGGCGTTGGGAAGCTTTTGCCACCCTGCGCCAGTTCGACGGTCTCAGCGGCTACACGAAGCCCAAAGAGAGTGAGCACGACTACTTTGTTGCGGGCCACTCCTCCACCTCCATCTCCCTCGGGGTCGGTGCCGCGAAAGCGATTGCCCTCAAAGGGGAGCAGAACGAGCGGATTCCCGTCGTCATGATCGGCGACGGGGCGCTGAGTGCGGGGATGGCCTACGAGGCCCTTAACGAGCTCGGCGAGCGCGAATACCCGATGGTGATCATTCTCAACGACAATGAGATGAGTATTGCCAAGCCGATCGGGGCCGTCAGCCGGATGCTCAGCTCCGCGATGGCGAGCCCCTTCTATCAGAAAATCAAACGCGGCACGGAAATGTTTGTGGACCATTTCGGTGAGGGGGCGCATTACCTGGCCAAACGCTTCGAGGAGTCCTTCAAGCTGATCACGCCGGGCATCATGTTCGAAGAGATGGGAATCGAGTATATCGGTCCCGTTGACGGGCACGACATCAAACGTCTCGTCGAGACCTTCGAGACCGCCCGCGCGATGGGAAAGCCGGTGATCATTCATGCCCAGACCGTCAAAGGCAAGGGCTACAAGATCGCCGAGGGTCAGCACGAGCAGTGGCACGGTGTCGGTCCCTTTGATATCGACAGCGGCGTATCGCGGAAGAAGAGTGGAGGGAGCAAGAGTGCGACGCAGATCTACACCGAGGCGCTGATGCACCAGGCCGACCGTGATGAGAAGGTCGTCGGCGTCACGGCGGCGATGCCGAGCGGCACCGGCCTGACGCCCCTGCTCGAGAAGTACCCCGAACGTTTCTGGGACGTGGCGATCGCCGAGCAGCACGCCGTGACGTCGATGGGTGCACTGGCTAAAGAGGGGTTCAAACCTTTCTGTACGATCTACTCCACCTTTTTGCAGCGCGGGTACGACCAGGTGATCCACGATGTCTGTCTGATGGACCTTCCGGTCGTTTTTGCGATGGACCGGGCGGGGATCGTCGGCGAGGATGGCGAGACGCACCAGGGAGTCTTCGACATCAGCTTCCTGCGCGCGATCCCGAATATGACGCTCTGCGCGCCCCGGGACGAAAAGTCGATGCACCAGGCCGTGGCCTTTGCGGCGGCCTTTGACCGTCCACTGGGGCTCCGTTACCCCCGGGGGGCATTTTTGGAAGCGGAACTGCCCGAGTCCGCCTCTTTTGAATACGGCAAGGCGGAGCTGCTGATAGAAGCACAGAGCGATATCCTGCTGATCGGGTATGGCAACGGTGTCGGCCGCGCGGCGCAGACCCTCTCTCAGCTGGGGATGCCGGCAGCCCTGCTGGACCTGCGTTTCGTCAAACCGCTCGACACGGAACTGCTGCGTATGCTCTCAAACCGCCACAAGCGCTGGTTCGTCTTCAGCGACTCCGCCGCGGCCGGCGGGGTGGGCAGCGCCCTGCTGGAGTGGCTCTCAATCGAGGGGATCGGGGATGTCCGCCTTCAGAGCTTCGAATACGAAGACGCCTTTATTACCCACGGCGCGACACTGAAAGTCGAAGCGTCGCTGGGGCTGCGCCCCGAACAGCTCGCCGAGCGTATCCGCGAAAGCCTCTAG
- the hisC gene encoding histidinol-phosphate transaminase → MRFNPVLDAISVYEAGKPIELVVREFGIAPKDIVKLASNENPFGCSPKVQEAVGAIVSKMALYPDDSMHKLKAGLSKRFGVDPHEVVIGAGSDQVIEFAVHAKAGAGSKVLVNSVTFAMYEIYAHHVGAEVIRTASREHDLDEFYALYLEHKPSIIFLCTPNNPTGDSADAAEVKAFLSKIDKETLVIVDGAYMEYARYKDAAKALEPKELIETYENVLYLGTFSKAYGLGGMRVGYGIAQRDIITALYKLRPPFNITTLSLEAASVALEDEAFVQMSIAKNFEEMARYEAFAEAHGIRAIESYTNFVTLCLGEGRNSTAIADALLRQGMIVRNLAGYGLNAIRVTVGKPEENDRFFALAAELV, encoded by the coding sequence ATGAGATTCAATCCAGTACTTGATGCCATCAGCGTCTATGAGGCGGGCAAGCCGATCGAGCTTGTCGTTCGCGAATTCGGGATCGCGCCGAAGGATATTGTCAAGCTCGCCAGTAACGAGAACCCGTTCGGCTGCTCCCCGAAAGTGCAGGAGGCCGTGGGCGCGATCGTCTCCAAGATGGCCCTCTACCCCGACGACTCCATGCACAAGCTCAAAGCGGGGCTCTCAAAACGTTTCGGCGTCGATCCGCATGAAGTCGTGATCGGGGCCGGTTCGGACCAGGTGATCGAGTTCGCCGTTCACGCCAAGGCGGGTGCGGGCAGCAAGGTGCTGGTGAACAGCGTCACTTTCGCGATGTACGAGATATACGCGCACCATGTCGGTGCGGAGGTGATCCGCACGGCATCACGCGAACATGATCTCGATGAGTTCTACGCGCTCTACCTGGAGCACAAACCCTCCATCATCTTCCTCTGTACGCCGAACAACCCGACCGGCGACAGCGCGGATGCGGCCGAAGTGAAAGCTTTCCTCTCTAAAATCGACAAGGAGACCCTGGTCATCGTCGACGGCGCCTACATGGAGTACGCCCGCTACAAGGATGCCGCCAAGGCCCTGGAGCCCAAAGAACTCATTGAGACCTATGAGAACGTGCTGTACCTCGGGACCTTCTCGAAAGCGTACGGGCTGGGGGGCATGCGTGTCGGGTACGGTATCGCGCAGCGCGATATTATCACCGCGCTCTACAAGCTCCGTCCCCCTTTCAACATCACGACCCTCTCGCTGGAAGCGGCTTCCGTGGCCCTGGAGGACGAGGCGTTCGTGCAGATGAGCATCGCGAAGAACTTCGAGGAGATGGCGCGTTACGAGGCCTTTGCCGAAGCGCACGGTATCCGTGCGATCGAGAGCTATACGAACTTTGTCACCCTCTGCCTGGGCGAGGGCAGGAATTCCACCGCGATCGCCGATGCCCTGCTGCGGCAAGGGATGATCGTGCGCAACCTCGCCGGTTATGGGCTCAATGCGATCCGGGTCACCGTCGGAAAGCCCGAAGAGAACGACCGCTTTTTCGCCCTGGCCGCGGAGCTGGTCTGA
- the pheA gene encoding prephenate dehydratase, with protein sequence MDTLEACRDAIDAIDTELLALINERMAVVERVGEIKNESGAPIYRPERERAILKRLETLNIEQKGLLNAGAIEAIFLEIFAVARNLELPERIAYLGPEGTFTHQAAESRFGAMSEYLPMGTINGVFKALESGRAKFGVVPIESRRDGVVGETLDLLAASPVKIVAELYMPIHMTFATKAPHLDGIKRIYSKDKGFGQCRAFLDEHGLHNVEQIPVESTAKAAILAAKDPESAAICSHIAAKLYGVPMLFENIEDVTDNTTRFFILSDFKNVPSGHDKTSILAKLKKTTRAGVLVHFLHDFDKAKINLSKIESRPAKSGSGFGYWFFIDFYGHIDDKNVQRVLKKYTEEVTWLGSYVEGEQ encoded by the coding sequence TTGGACACCCTCGAGGCGTGCCGCGATGCCATTGATGCGATTGATACGGAGCTGCTGGCCCTGATCAATGAGCGCATGGCCGTGGTGGAGCGCGTCGGGGAGATCAAGAACGAAAGCGGCGCGCCGATCTACCGCCCCGAACGGGAACGGGCGATCCTGAAGCGGCTTGAGACGCTCAACATCGAGCAGAAGGGACTGCTCAATGCCGGGGCGATCGAAGCGATCTTCCTCGAGATCTTCGCCGTCGCGCGCAACCTCGAACTCCCTGAACGCATCGCCTACCTCGGTCCGGAAGGCACCTTTACCCACCAGGCGGCGGAGAGCCGTTTCGGCGCGATGAGCGAATACCTCCCGATGGGCACGATCAACGGCGTTTTCAAGGCCCTCGAGAGCGGGCGCGCGAAGTTCGGGGTCGTCCCGATCGAAAGCCGGCGCGACGGCGTCGTCGGCGAGACGCTCGACCTGCTGGCGGCGAGCCCCGTGAAGATCGTGGCGGAACTCTACATGCCGATCCACATGACCTTTGCAACGAAGGCGCCGCACCTCGACGGAATCAAGCGCATCTACTCCAAGGACAAGGGCTTCGGCCAGTGCCGCGCCTTCCTGGACGAGCATGGGCTTCACAATGTGGAGCAGATTCCCGTCGAGTCGACGGCGAAGGCCGCCATCCTCGCGGCAAAGGACCCGGAGTCCGCGGCGATCTGCAGCCATATCGCCGCCAAGCTCTACGGGGTCCCGATGCTGTTCGAGAACATCGAGGACGTCACCGACAACACGACGCGCTTCTTTATCCTGAGCGATTTCAAAAACGTCCCGAGCGGCCATGACAAGACCTCGATCCTGGCCAAACTCAAGAAGACGACGCGTGCCGGTGTCCTGGTCCATTTCCTGCACGATTTCGACAAGGCCAAGATCAACCTCAGCAAGATCGAGAGCCGCCCGGCCAAAAGCGGTTCCGGTTTCGGGTACTGGTTCTTTATCGATTTTTACGGCCATATCGACGATAAAAACGTGCAACGCGTTCTGAAAAAATATACCGAAGAAGTGACGTGGCTGGGAAGCTACGTCGAAGGGGAACAATGA
- a CDS encoding HAD-IIA family hydrolase has translation MYFVDVQGTLIDDRAQAPIPGAVDFIDALNRNHIPYLVVTNNTKRASSAFLAYLQSLGFAIPQNRYLDALMLLEREVPKKGVAAYGSETFLAQLDAMGYERDYIAPQTLLLSVRADYGAEDFAQMITFLMNGARLVGMHDTSLYATQERRYPGVGALLRMLSYAAAVPFTVVGKPSEAFYAEALRLLRRQCPEAGFERVTMISDDYAGDLTGAAGLGMRTALVLSGKVRPEDALAARLRREESGTVVYNDVTDIPSGKSVK, from the coding sequence ATGTACTTCGTCGACGTTCAGGGCACCCTGATCGATGACCGGGCCCAGGCGCCCATCCCCGGGGCGGTCGACTTCATCGACGCCCTCAACCGCAATCATATTCCCTACCTTGTCGTCACCAATAACACGAAACGCGCCAGTAGCGCGTTTCTGGCTTACCTGCAAAGCCTCGGTTTTGCCATCCCCCAGAACCGCTACCTTGATGCGCTGATGCTGCTGGAGCGCGAAGTCCCGAAGAAGGGGGTGGCCGCCTACGGTAGCGAGACCTTCCTGGCGCAGCTCGATGCCATGGGGTATGAACGCGATTACATCGCGCCGCAAACGCTCCTGCTCTCCGTCCGGGCCGATTACGGTGCGGAGGATTTCGCGCAGATGATCACCTTCCTGATGAACGGGGCACGCCTGGTCGGCATGCACGATACGTCGCTGTACGCGACGCAGGAGCGGCGCTATCCCGGAGTGGGGGCGCTGCTGCGGATGCTCTCCTATGCCGCGGCCGTCCCGTTTACGGTCGTGGGCAAACCTTCCGAGGCTTTCTACGCCGAGGCGCTGCGCCTGCTGCGCCGTCAGTGCCCGGAAGCCGGCTTTGAGCGCGTGACGATGATCAGCGACGATTACGCCGGCGACCTGACCGGCGCGGCGGGACTGGGGATGCGGACGGCCCTGGTCCTCAGCGGAAAAGTGCGTCCCGAAGACGCGCTCGCGGCGCGGCTGCGAAGGGAAGAATCGGGGACGGTGGTGTATAATGACGTCACTGACATACCGTCCGGAAAGAGTGTGAAGTGA
- the lysA gene encoding diaminopimelate decarboxylase — protein sequence MSMDFNALADTYGTPLYVYDFDAMRAQYEELKEAFRGRKSLISYAVKANSNLSVVKQFADLGAGADCVSIGEVRRAMMAGVPKYKVIFSGVGKRDDEIREAIERDILYINLESEAELGRVEMIAQELGQVARISIRVNPNIDPKTHPYISTGLHDNKFGVEIDAAKRMYIRANASQWIEPVGIHFHIGSQLTELDPIREASEIVADLVRSLKAAIGIELKFFDVGGGLGIRYKDETTITPYDYAQAVLSTLTGMDITVVCEPGRFMTANAGYFLTRVLYEKQNGAKRFVVVDGAMNDLIRPSLYRAYHRITPASAHEGDETPADIVGPVCESGDFLAKDYPLPPMAHNDLLVVHSAGAYGFGMGSNYNTRGRAAEVAVEAGADRLIRDRESFEDLVAPELKYLG from the coding sequence ATGTCAATGGACTTCAATGCCCTGGCAGACACATACGGTACACCGCTCTACGTGTACGATTTCGATGCGATGCGTGCACAGTACGAGGAGCTCAAAGAGGCGTTCCGCGGACGCAAATCCCTCATCTCCTACGCCGTCAAGGCCAACTCGAACCTCAGCGTCGTCAAACAGTTCGCCGACCTCGGTGCGGGCGCGGACTGCGTCTCCATCGGTGAGGTGCGCCGTGCGATGATGGCGGGCGTGCCCAAATACAAGGTGATTTTCAGCGGCGTCGGCAAACGTGACGACGAGATCCGCGAGGCGATCGAACGGGACATCCTCTACATCAACCTCGAGAGCGAGGCGGAACTGGGGCGCGTCGAGATGATCGCACAGGAGCTGGGGCAGGTCGCGCGGATCAGTATCCGTGTCAACCCCAACATCGACCCCAAGACCCACCCCTACATCTCCACCGGGCTGCACGACAACAAGTTCGGTGTTGAGATCGATGCGGCCAAGCGGATGTATATCCGCGCCAACGCGTCACAATGGATCGAGCCCGTCGGGATCCACTTCCATATCGGCAGCCAGCTCACCGAGCTCGATCCGATCCGCGAAGCGAGCGAGATCGTCGCCGACCTCGTGCGCTCCCTCAAGGCGGCTATCGGCATCGAGCTGAAGTTCTTCGACGTCGGCGGGGGACTCGGTATCCGATACAAGGATGAAACAACGATCACGCCGTACGACTACGCCCAGGCGGTCCTCTCCACGCTGACGGGGATGGACATCACCGTCGTCTGCGAACCGGGCCGTTTCATGACGGCCAACGCCGGCTACTTCCTGACACGGGTACTCTATGAGAAACAAAACGGCGCGAAGCGTTTTGTCGTGGTCGACGGGGCGATGAACGACCTGATCCGCCCGAGCCTCTACCGTGCCTACCACCGCATTACCCCGGCCTCGGCCCATGAAGGCGACGAGACGCCGGCGGATATCGTCGGTCCCGTCTGCGAGAGCGGGGACTTCCTGGCCAAGGATTACCCGCTGCCGCCGATGGCGCATAACGACCTACTCGTCGTCCACAGCGCCGGGGCCTACGGCTTCGGCATGGGCAGCAACTACAATACCCGCGGACGTGCCGCGGAAGTCGCGGTCGAAGCGGGAGCGGACCGCCTGATCCGGGACCGGGAGTCTTTCGAGGACCTGGTCGCACCGGAGCTCAAGTACCTCGGCTGA
- a CDS encoding LptF/LptG family permease, whose protein sequence is MFRYIAYHYLKYIAVILFALVFFMVGFDYMESADKLQSANLIVIYLTYKTFFAVDMLLPLSLVFAMIATKIFLIRSNALVAIYALGYNKTDVIKPFVGVAVVIMTLYIALHATSFARADEYANNIRRSAQYLQPTSNLFFTFKDRYVYFGKLYPLQERAEDIRIFTHENGQLQQVLSAEGAYYTDEHWHLSHAVSLRKPETLSLEGEGITVTQLQDLMMLEGFRPKILDQVYEGKVNYTILDAIDALLLLGSENLNIDKIKSALYRIFITPLFVPSLIILIFFFVPISPRFLNITLFSFIAILATMMTWSFLFMLTELSNNKTIPSEVGIVMPVLALFAAALILWYRNHGHGVDAHS, encoded by the coding sequence ATGTTCCGCTATATTGCCTACCATTATCTCAAATACATCGCCGTCATCCTCTTCGCCCTCGTCTTTTTCATGGTCGGCTTTGATTATATGGAGAGTGCGGACAAACTGCAGTCGGCGAACCTTATCGTCATCTACCTGACCTACAAAACTTTTTTTGCCGTCGACATGCTGCTGCCGCTCTCCCTGGTTTTCGCGATGATCGCAACGAAGATCTTCCTGATCCGCTCCAACGCCCTGGTGGCGATCTATGCGCTGGGCTACAACAAAACAGACGTGATCAAGCCCTTCGTCGGGGTGGCAGTCGTGATCATGACGCTCTACATCGCCCTGCATGCGACCTCTTTTGCCCGTGCGGACGAGTATGCGAACAATATCCGCCGTTCAGCGCAGTACCTGCAGCCCACCTCCAACCTCTTTTTCACCTTCAAGGACCGCTACGTCTATTTCGGGAAGCTCTACCCGCTGCAGGAACGGGCCGAAGACATCCGTATCTTCACCCATGAGAACGGACAGCTCCAGCAGGTGCTCTCCGCCGAGGGGGCCTACTATACCGATGAACACTGGCACCTGAGCCACGCCGTCTCGCTGCGCAAACCTGAAACGCTGAGCCTGGAGGGGGAAGGGATTACCGTGACGCAGCTGCAGGACCTGATGATGCTCGAGGGGTTCCGCCCGAAGATCCTCGACCAGGTCTACGAGGGGAAGGTTAACTACACCATCCTCGATGCGATCGATGCCCTGCTGCTGCTGGGGAGCGAAAACCTCAATATCGACAAGATCAAAAGTGCGCTCTACCGCATTTTCATTACGCCGCTCTTCGTGCCGAGCCTGATCATCCTGATCTTCTTCTTCGTCCCGATCAGCCCCCGTTTCCTCAATATCACGCTGTTCAGTTTCATCGCGATCTTGGCGACGATGATGACATGGTCGTTCCTTTTTATGCTCACCGAGCTCTCCAACAACAAAACGATCCCCAGCGAAGTGGGCATCGTGATGCCGGTGCTCGCACTCTTCGCGGCGGCCCTGATCCTCTGGTACCGCAACCACGGGCACGGCGTCGACGCACACTCCTAA
- the pth gene encoding aminoacyl-tRNA hydrolase, translated as MLIVGLGNPGSAYEKTRHNVGFMVIEALLQRHQCDAVKKAVFEGDLYKFSTHFFLKPLTFMNLSGRSIANVKRFYKIDEVIVIHDDLDLPFGTLRFKRGGGHGGHNGLKSTDTAISPDYIRVRMGIGHPEDRNRVADYVLSAFTPAEREHLPAWIDRAADAVEALMRMSMDEVASKYTVKKTPLQ; from the coding sequence TTGCTGATCGTCGGACTGGGTAATCCGGGTTCGGCGTATGAGAAGACCCGGCACAACGTCGGGTTCATGGTCATTGAGGCGCTCTTGCAGCGCCATCAGTGCGATGCCGTCAAAAAAGCCGTTTTTGAAGGCGACCTCTATAAATTTTCCACCCATTTTTTCCTCAAACCGCTCACCTTTATGAACCTTTCGGGCCGTTCCATCGCCAATGTCAAACGTTTTTACAAGATCGATGAGGTTATCGTGATCCACGACGATCTTGATCTGCCGTTTGGAACGCTGCGTTTCAAGCGCGGGGGCGGCCATGGGGGGCATAACGGCCTTAAATCAACCGATACGGCGATCTCCCCCGATTATATCCGTGTGCGGATGGGTATAGGCCATCCGGAGGACCGAAACCGGGTGGCGGATTATGTGCTGAGCGCCTTTACCCCGGCAGAACGTGAACATCTTCCCGCCTGGATCGACCGGGCTGCGGACGCGGTCGAGGCGTTGATGCGGATGAGCATGGACGAGGTCGCCTCTAAGTACACCGTCAAAAAAACTCCGTTACAATAA
- a CDS encoding 50S ribosomal protein L25/general stress protein Ctc → MLEGIVRESTGKSATKACRRDGYLIANIYGKGLENVHAAFKMNEFIRTVRNKDTLAFPVKVGGQEMNVVVQAYESHPVSGNLLHVDLMVAQPGVVTHYNVPVKTEGSPVGLKNKGMLYVAKKRLRVKGAIDQIPDAITVNVAPLDLGDSVLIRDLEKSEAFTFTDADRVSVLSIIKAK, encoded by the coding sequence ATGTTGGAAGGTATTGTTAGAGAGAGTACCGGTAAAAGCGCTACAAAAGCGTGTCGCCGCGATGGTTATCTGATTGCCAACATCTACGGAAAGGGGCTTGAAAACGTTCACGCCGCTTTCAAGATGAATGAGTTCATCCGTACAGTTCGCAACAAAGACACCCTGGCGTTCCCGGTAAAAGTCGGTGGCCAGGAGATGAACGTTGTTGTTCAGGCGTACGAGTCTCATCCGGTGTCTGGTAACCTGCTGCACGTTGACCTGATGGTCGCGCAGCCGGGTGTCGTTACCCACTACAACGTTCCGGTCAAAACGGAAGGTTCTCCGGTCGGTCTGAAGAACAAAGGTATGCTGTATGTCGCGAAGAAGCGTCTGCGCGTCAAAGGTGCGATCGATCAGATCCCGGATGCAATCACTGTTAACGTCGCTCCGCTCGACCTCGGTGACTCCGTACTGATCCGCGACCTGGAGAAATCCGAAGCGTTTACATTCACCGACGCTGACCGCGTTTCCGTTCTCTCCATCATCAAAGCGAAGTAA
- a CDS encoding PilT/PilU family type 4a pilus ATPase: MSTNQVDTEINIENLTFETLRRVRGYLKRMMDAGGSDLHLKANSVVRARINGDITPLSGEIFKKEEALTFAKELLRTRFAEFVRQKELDLVYSFDENTRFRVNIFFQMDGVSAVFRVIPVKIVSIDDLGLPKVVHRFASTERGLVLVTGVTGSGKSTTLAAIINEINWSQRKHIVTIEDPIEFVHKDRKCIVNQRSVGQDTKSFANALRAVLREDPDIILVGEMRDIETVETALHAADSGHLVFSTLHTLDAKETINRVISIFPTGEQNRVRMTLAAVLQGVVSQRLIPTLDGKRTAALEILVNTPYIAQLIMEDRDSEIRDAIEEGKDIYGSQSFDQGILDLWHAKRISTEQAFKYATSPADLKLRMEGFTSRVTAKDGSTQQRSTEDGDKPQFSEDEIFQLKGE; this comes from the coding sequence ATGAGTACAAATCAAGTCGATACCGAAATCAATATTGAGAACCTGACCTTTGAAACGCTCCGGCGTGTCCGCGGTTACCTGAAACGCATGATGGATGCCGGGGGGTCTGACCTCCACCTCAAGGCAAACTCCGTCGTACGTGCCCGTATCAACGGCGATATTACGCCGCTGAGCGGCGAGATCTTTAAAAAAGAGGAGGCGCTCACCTTCGCCAAGGAGCTGCTGCGGACCCGTTTCGCAGAGTTCGTCCGGCAAAAAGAGCTTGACCTCGTCTACTCTTTCGACGAGAATACCCGTTTCCGTGTCAACATCTTTTTCCAGATGGACGGGGTCTCCGCAGTTTTCCGTGTCATTCCCGTCAAGATCGTCTCCATCGATGATCTCGGCCTGCCGAAGGTCGTTCACCGGTTCGCCAGTACCGAGCGGGGGCTGGTCCTCGTGACCGGGGTCACCGGTTCGGGGAAATCGACGACACTCGCGGCGATCATCAACGAGATCAACTGGTCGCAGCGCAAGCACATCGTCACGATCGAGGACCCGATCGAATTCGTCCACAAGGACCGTAAATGTATCGTCAACCAGCGCAGCGTCGGGCAGGATACGAAGAGCTTCGCCAACGCTTTGCGCGCCGTTCTGCGTGAAGACCCGGATATCATCCTCGTCGGGGAGATGCGGGATATCGAGACGGTCGAGACGGCGCTGCACGCGGCCGACTCGGGGCACCTCGTCTTCTCCACCCTGCACACCCTGGATGCGAAGGAGACGATCAACCGTGTCATCTCCATCTTCCCGACCGGGGAGCAGAACCGGGTCCGTATGACCCTGGCGGCCGTTTTGCAGGGGGTTGTTTCCCAGCGTCTTATCCCGACCCTGGACGGCAAACGGACGGCGGCACTGGAGATCCTCGTCAATACGCCCTATATCGCCCAGCTTATCATGGAAGACCGCGACAGCGAGATCCGGGACGCCATCGAAGAGGGGAAAGATATCTACGGTTCGCAGAGTTTCGACCAGGGGATCCTGGACCTCTGGCATGCCAAGCGGATCTCGACGGAGCAGGCGTTCAAATATGCGACCTCGCCGGCAGACCTCAAGCTCCGCATGGAGGGCTTCACCAGCCGCGTGACCGCCAAAGACGGCAGTACGCAGCAGCGCAGTACCGAAGATGGCGATAAACCGCAGTTCAGCGAAGACGAGATCTTCCAGCTCAAAGGCGAGTAG